The genomic window GTGCAGGCGGTGGTGTTCGACCGCTACGAACAGATCGGCGGCCTGCTGCAGTTCGGCATCCCCAGCTTCAAGCTTGAAAAGGACGTGATCCAGCGTCGCCGCGAGATCCTGGAAGGCATGGGTGTGCAGTTCCGTCTGGGCGTCGAGATCGGCCGCGACATCAGCATCGAGCAGTTGCAGAACGACTATGACGCGGTGTTCCTCGGCACCGGTGCCTACCGTTACACCGACGGCGGCCTGATTGGCCAGGACTTGAAGAACGTACTGCCGGCACTGCCTTTCCTGGTGCAGAACAGTCGCATCGTCAGTGGCGACAATCCGCACGGCCGGCCAATTGCCGGCTGGGAAGACCAGATCGCCCTGCCCGACCTCAACGGCAAGCGCGTGGTGGTATTGGGCGGCGGCGACACCGGCATGGACTGCGTGCGCAGTGCGATTCGCCTGGGCGCCGCCAAGGTGACCTGCGCCTACCGTCGCGACGAAGCCAACATGCCGGGCTCGGCCCGCGAAGTGGCCAATGCCCGCGAAGAGGGCGTGCGCTTCCTGTTCAACCGCCAGCCACTGGCGATTGAAGCCGGTGCCGATGATGAAGTGATCGGCGTGAGCGTGATCGAGACCGAGCTGGGCACGCCCGATGCCAATGGTCGCCGCAATGCCGTCGCCATCAAGGGCAGCGAATCGCTGCTGGAAGCGGACGTGGTGATCATCGCCTTCGGTTTCTCACCGACCTTGCCGGAATGGCTGGCATCGCAGGGCGTGGAAGCAAGCAGCAACGGCCGCATCATCGCCGGCGGCGCCACCCGCCTGCCGTTCCAGACCCATAACCCGAAGCTGTTCGCCGGTGGCGATGTGGTACGCGGTGCCGACCTTGTGGTCACCGCTATCGCCGAGGGTCGTGATGCGGCGGAGAGCATTGTTGCTTTGTTGAAGCGTTGATAGCGGGATAGCGCGAACAGCGCCCTCATCCCTACCCCTCTCCCGTTGAAACGGGAGAGGGGATTGCTTCGGGGTGATCATCTGCGCGTTGGGCTGGCTACTTCGGTGTGATCTTCTGCACGTTAGCTGGCTGCTTCGGCGGGCAATTATCTGCGTCCGCTATAGCCACCGATTCCATCGCTACAGAATCCGCGATGATGTCTACGCGCGGTCGTTTTGGTTTCCCCTTAGATTCGCTTATAGCTTCGGCCCCAGCTTCTGCCTTAGCCTGCGCTTTGGCTTTGGCTTTGGCTTTGGCTTTTGCTTTGGCTTTTGCTTTTGCTTTTGCTTTTGCTTTGGCTTTTGCTTTGGCTTTTGCTTTGGCTTTTGCTTGGGCTTTTGCTTGGGCTTTTGCTTGGGCTTGGGCTTGGGCTTGGGCTTGGGCTTGGGCTTTTGCTTTTGCTTGGGCTTGGGCTTGGGCTTGGGCTTGAGCTTTGGCTTGAGCTTTGGCTTGAGGTTTGGCTTTGGCTTTGGCTTTGGCTTGGCTTTTGCTTCTGCCTTGGCTTCGGCCTTGGACTACCAGCTCGCGCAATAACTACTTGCTTCCTTCTCCCGCAAGCGGGAGAAGGTGCCCGAAGGGCGGATGAGGGCAGCTTTGCCTCTGCTTCCTGATTCAGTTCCTTGGCTGGCTTTCACCTCAACACCACCCACAAGCCGACACCCCGCTGTCCTACACTCAAGAACTCCGCACAAAGAGAAGTCGCAATGCGCATCGGTCTG from Stenotrophomonas nitritireducens includes these protein-coding regions:
- a CDS encoding FAD-dependent oxidoreductase, with protein sequence MSRKQAFQFLDLPRTMPQRIPVELRTSGDWGELHGKFDKADAQYQAGRCLDCGNPYCSWKCPVHNAIPQWLQLVQEDRIHEAATLCHSTNPLPEVCGRVCPQDRLCEGSCTLEEFGAVTIGAVEKYIVDTALATGWKPDLVAVESTGKRVAIVGAGPAGLACADRLARAGVQAVVFDRYEQIGGLLQFGIPSFKLEKDVIQRRREILEGMGVQFRLGVEIGRDISIEQLQNDYDAVFLGTGAYRYTDGGLIGQDLKNVLPALPFLVQNSRIVSGDNPHGRPIAGWEDQIALPDLNGKRVVVLGGGDTGMDCVRSAIRLGAAKVTCAYRRDEANMPGSAREVANAREEGVRFLFNRQPLAIEAGADDEVIGVSVIETELGTPDANGRRNAVAIKGSESLLEADVVIIAFGFSPTLPEWLASQGVEASSNGRIIAGGATRLPFQTHNPKLFAGGDVVRGADLVVTAIAEGRDAAESIVALLKR